The Bacteroidales bacterium genome includes a region encoding these proteins:
- a CDS encoding DUF1361 domain-containing protein, translating into MILFLISFGIYLGRILRWNSWNIINEPGSLLQDITERISNPFNYPETWGMTILTGILLNLIWWSFKVFQTKNQNIINIHKLKNKSL; encoded by the coding sequence TTGATATTGTTTCTGATAAGTTTCGGTATCTATCTCGGCAGAATCTTAAGGTGGAATTCATGGAATATAATCAATGAACCCGGAAGCTTATTGCAAGATATTACAGAACGCATAAGTAATCCGTTTAACTATCCGGAAACTTGGGGGATGACTATTTTAACAGGAATACTTCTGAATTTAATTTGGTGGTCATTTAAAGTTTTTCAAACTAAAAATCAAAATATTATAAATATTCATAAACTTAAAAATAAATCATTATGA